A region from the Hypericibacter adhaerens genome encodes:
- the hisB gene encoding imidazoleglycerol-phosphate dehydratase HisB, giving the protein MRRASVSRKTKETQIEAEIDLDGQGRSDISTGIGFLDHMLDQLARHSLIDITLKAKGDLHIDFHHTTEDSGIVLGEAVAKALGERRGIARWGEATVPMDETLTRVALDASNRPYLIWKVNFSKPKLGEMDTELFKEWFQAFAQHAGLTLHIENLYGENNHHIVESCFKGLARALRAAVAIDPRKAGEVPSTKGVLGGSLT; this is encoded by the coding sequence ATGCGCCGCGCCAGCGTCTCGCGCAAGACCAAGGAAACCCAGATCGAGGCCGAGATCGACCTCGACGGCCAGGGCCGGTCGGACATTTCGACCGGCATCGGCTTCCTCGATCATATGCTGGACCAGCTCGCCCGCCACAGCCTGATCGACATCACGCTGAAGGCCAAGGGCGACCTCCATATCGATTTCCACCACACCACCGAGGACAGCGGCATCGTGTTGGGCGAGGCGGTCGCCAAGGCGCTGGGCGAGCGGCGCGGCATCGCGCGCTGGGGCGAGGCCACGGTGCCGATGGACGAGACGCTCACGCGCGTGGCGCTCGACGCCTCGAACCGGCCCTATCTCATCTGGAAGGTGAATTTCTCGAAGCCGAAGCTGGGCGAGATGGATACCGAGCTCTTCAAGGAGTGGTTCCAGGCCTTCGCCCAGCATGCGGGCCTGACGCTCCATATCGAGAATCTCTACGGCGAGAACAACCACCATATCGTCGAGAGCTGCTTCAAGGGATTGGCGCGCGCGCTCCGGGCCGCGGTCGCGATCGATCCGCGCAAGGCGGGCGAGGTGCCCTCGACCAAAGGCGTGCTGGGCGGCTCGCTCACGTGA
- the hisH gene encoding imidazole glycerol phosphate synthase subunit HisH, with protein sequence MKAVIVDYGSGNLRSAAKALERAAPAGARIEVSAEADALDRATHIVLPGVGAFADCKAGLAARPGMLEGLEHAVRRQAKPFLGICVGMQLMATAGREFGVTPGLGWIAGEVRLLEPGAGRDGTRLKVPHMGWNELEILRPHPVFAGLVTGSHAYFVHSYHLAAENPADLLALCDYGGPVTAAVARENMVGTQFHPEKSQALGLQLLANFLAWRP encoded by the coding sequence GTGAAGGCGGTCATCGTCGATTACGGCTCGGGCAACCTCCGATCGGCGGCCAAGGCGTTGGAGCGCGCGGCGCCGGCCGGCGCCCGCATCGAGGTGTCGGCCGAGGCCGACGCGCTCGACCGGGCGACCCATATCGTGCTGCCGGGCGTGGGCGCCTTCGCCGACTGCAAGGCGGGCCTCGCGGCGCGGCCGGGCATGCTCGAGGGTCTGGAGCACGCCGTGCGCCGTCAGGCCAAGCCCTTCCTCGGCATCTGTGTCGGCATGCAGCTCATGGCGACGGCGGGCCGCGAGTTCGGCGTGACGCCGGGCCTGGGCTGGATCGCGGGCGAGGTCCGGCTGCTCGAGCCGGGAGCCGGGCGCGATGGAACGCGGCTCAAGGTTCCCCATATGGGATGGAACGAGCTGGAGATTCTCCGGCCGCATCCGGTTTTTGCCGGCCTTGTCACCGGATCGCACGCCTATTTCGTGCATAGCTATCACCTGGCCGCCGAGAACCCGGCCGACCTGCTCGCCCTTTGCGACTATGGCGGGCCGGTGACGGCCGCCGTCGCAAGGGAGAATATGGTGGGAACCCAGTTTCATCCGGAGAAGAGCCAGGCCTTGGGCCTCCAGCTTCTGGCCAACTTCCTTGCCTGGAGACCCTGA